From the genome of Eucalyptus grandis isolate ANBG69807.140 chromosome 2, ASM1654582v1, whole genome shotgun sequence, one region includes:
- the LOC104434090 gene encoding prostatic spermine-binding protein, which yields MKLAEEEIEYVEKEEEEEIEISSGDEENDGVEGGGGEDGGGEEDDDGDDDEDDDEDDGDGDGDGEDDDDDDVQEVFPASGGPVAVGGDSDDDEDDDDDDDDDAEGDGGDDDDDDDDEEAEDEGLGTEYLVRPVGRPEDEEDASDFEPEENGEEEDADEEDEDEDEDDAGGKVEPPPKRKRLDKDNSDDDDDDGGEDDERPAKR from the exons ATGAAGCTTGCGGAGGAAGAGATAGAGTACgtcgagaaggaggaggaggaggagattgaGATTTCCAGCGGCGACGAGGAGAACGACGGCGTAGAAGGCGGAGGCGGGGAGGACGGCGGCGGGGAAgaggacgacgacggcgacgacgacgaggacgacgacgaggacgacggcgacggcgatggcgatggggaggacgacgacgacgacgacgtgCAGGAGGTTTTCCCCGCTTCCGGTGGGCCCGTGGCGGTGGGCGGCGACAGCGACGACGatgaggacgacgacgacgacgacgacgacgacgccgagggcgacggcggcgacgacgacgacgacgacgacgacgaggaagCTGAGGATGAG GGATTGGGAACTGAGTACCTAGTCAGGCCTGTGGGTCGTCCTGAGGATGAGGAGGATGCAAGTGACTTCGAGCCTGAGGAGAATGGCGAGGAGGAAGACGCTGACGAAGAGGACGAGGATGAAGACGAGGACGATGCTGGTGGTAAGGTCGAGCCTCCGCCAAAGAGGAAGCGATTGGACAAGGACAACTctgacgacgacgatgatgatgggGGCGAGGATGATGAGAGACCTGCCAAGCGATAG